ACGATTGCAAACACTGGTTGCTGTGCTGAAATCATTCATCACCAGCGGCTACCAGACGATCGGATCAAAATGATGACTTTAGGGCAGCAAAGATTTCGTGTATTAGAGTATGTTCGTGAAAAGCCATACCGCGTTGGTTTAGTGGAGTGGATTGAAGACCAACCACCAACTAAAGATTTACGACCTTTATCTTCTGAAGTAGAACAACTGCTGCGAGATGTTGTGCGTCTGTCAGCTAAATTAACCGAACAAAATATCGAACTGCCAGAAGATTTACCCGATCTCCCAACAGAGTTATCTTATTGGGTAGCTAGTAACCTTTACGGTGTCGCCGCAGAGCAGCAGTTATTGCTAGAAATGCAAGATACTGTAACTCGTCTAGAG
This Nostoc sp. C052 DNA region includes the following protein-coding sequences:
- a CDS encoding LON peptidase substrate-binding domain-containing protein produces the protein MTSSSKIAVRELPLFPLPEVVLFPTRPLPLHIFEFRYRIMMNTILESDRRFGVLMFDPVKGTIANTGCCAEIIHHQRLPDDRIKMMTLGQQRFRVLEYVREKPYRVGLVEWIEDQPPTKDLRPLSSEVEQLLRDVVRLSAKLTEQNIELPEDLPDLPTELSYWVASNLYGVAAEQQLLLEMQDTVTRLEREAEILTSTRNHLAARAVLKDTFSEK